From a single Eubalaena glacialis isolate mEubGla1 chromosome 15, mEubGla1.1.hap2.+ XY, whole genome shotgun sequence genomic region:
- the MTMR3 gene encoding myotubularin-related protein 3 isoform X5 — MRIFRFLSLNFMEKAQSTWAVLRMPSLPFLITDFTSSSRSLLLMCQFSTFEQCQEWLKRLNNAIRPPAKIEDLFSFAYHAWCMEVYASEKEQHGDLCRPGEHVTSRFKNEVERMGFDMNNAWRISNINEKYRLCGSYPQELIVPAWITDKELESVASFRSWKRIPAVVYRHQSNGAVIARCGQPEVSWWGWRNADDEHLVQSVAKACASDSRSSGSKLSTRNSPRDFPSAGDLSDVEFDSSLSNASGAESLAVQPQKLLILDARSYAAAVANRAKGGGCECPEYYPNCEVVFMGMANIHSIRRSFQSLRLLCTQMPDPGNWLSALESTKWLHHLSVLLKSALLVVHAVDRDQRPVLAHCSDGWDRTPQIVALAKLLLDPYYRTIEGFQVLVEMEWLDFGHKFADRCGHGENSDDLNERCPVFLQWLDCVHQLQRQFPCSFEFNEAFLVKLVQHTYSCLFGTFLCNNAKERGEKHTQERTCSVWSLLRAGNKAFKNLLYSSQSEAVLYPVCHVRNLMLWSAVYLPCPSPSTPVDDSCALYPAPGTSPDDPPLSRLPKTRSFDNLTTACENTVPLASRRSSDPSLNEKWQEHRRSLELSTLAGPGEELLDPDSLGKPAKVLGGAELSVAAGVAEGQMENILQEATKEESGVEEPAHRGMQEVKEEALLEEGSRGKTPELPAIVLHQEPELGDAALRSHPGTSLLVLSQGIPEQQGGHSILPSSLQEPPRGEDAQEVPVEQSRIGPITQDREEAVLPISVDVKVGSGTSQSSSLSSQVSFETRGPNADSSMDMLVEDKVKSESGPQGHDKPCLPARVSSGRFSGKEELPQAMEPRPSERSLAERPQVGSLVYRTSPSSTQSPAHSPCALPLAECKEGLVCNGAPETENKASEQPPGHSTLQKYPTPNGHCANGETGRSKDSLSRQLSATSCSSAHLHSRNLHHKWLHSHSGRASATGSPDQPSRSHLDDDGMPVYTDTIQQRLRQIESGHQQEVETLKKQVQELRSRLESQYLTSSLRFNGDFGDEVTSIPDSESILDQNCLSRCSTEIFSEASWEQVDKQDTEMTRWLPDHLAAHCYACDSAFWLASRKHHCRDIDRVDQTWNCGNVFCSSCCNQKVPVPSQQLFEPSRVCKSCYSSLHPTSSSIDLELDKPIAATSN, encoded by the exons GGGAGCACGTAACATCAAGGTTTAAAAACGAAGTGGAGCGGATGGGTTTTGATATGAACAATGCCTGGAGGATTTCCAACATCAATGAAAAGTACAG GCTGTGTGGTAGCTATCCACAGGAGCTCATAGTGCCTGCTTGGATCACTGACAAAGAACTAGAAAGTGTCGCAAGCTTCAGGTCCTGGAAGCGCATCCCCGCCGTCGTCTACAG GCACCAGAGCAATGGAGCTGTCATTGCCCGCTGTGGACAGCCGGAGGTCAGCTGGTGGGGCTGGCGAAATGCTGATGATGAGCACCTGGTGCAGTCAGTAGCCAAAGCTTGTGCCTCCGACTCCCGATCCAGTGGCAGCAAGCTGTCAACTAGGAACAGTCCCCGAGACTTCCCCAGTGCAGGAGACCTTTCTGATGTGGAGTTTG ATTCTTCTCTGTCAAATGCTTCAGGAGCAGAGAGTTTAGCTGTCCAACCACAGAAGCTTTTGATCTTGGATGCACGCTCCTATGCAGCAGCTGTGGCGAACCGAGCCAAAGGAGGAGGCTGTGAATGCCCAG AGTATTACCCGAACTGTGAAGTTGTTTTTATGGGGATGGCAAATATTCATTCAATTCGGAGGAGTTTTCAGTCTCTGCGATTGCTGTGCACACAGATGCCAGATCCGGGAAA ttgGCTCTCAGCTCTTGAAAGTACAAAATGGCTCCATCACCTGTCTGTGCTTCTGAAGTCAGCACTTCTGGTAGTGCATGCTGTGGATCGTGATCAACGACCAGTGCTAGCACACTGCTCGGATGGCTGGGACCGCACCCCCCAGATTGTGGCATTGGCTAAGCTCTTGCTGGACCCTTATTACCGAACCATAGAG GGTTTCCAGGTCCTCGTGGAGATGGAGTGGCTGGATTTTGGCCACAAGTTTGCTGACCGGTGTGGTCATGGGGAGAACTCGGATGATCTGAACGAGCGTTGTCCAGTGTTTTTACAGTGGCTTGACTGTGTTCATCAGCTTCAGAGGCAATTTCCGTGCTCTTTTGAGTTCAATGAAGCATTCCTT GTGAAACTGGTGCAGCATACCTATTCCTGCCTCTTTGGAACATTCCTGTGCAACAACGCcaaggagagaggggaaaaacATACTCAGGAACGGACATGTTCTGTGTGGTCGCTGCTTCGGGCGGGCAACAAGGCTTTCAAAAACCTACTGTATTCCTCTCAGTCAGAAGCC GTGCTGTACCCTGTGTGCCACGTGCGTAACCTGATGCTGTGGAGTGCAGTGTACCTGCCCTGCCCATCCCCGTCCACCCCCGTGGACGACAGCTGTGCACTgtacccagcccctggcaccagcCCTGATGATCCACCTCTGAGTCG GCTACCAAAGACTAGATCATTTGACAATCTGACCACAGCCTGCGAGAACACAGTGCCTCTAGCCAGCCGGCGCAGCAGTGACCCAAGCCTGAATGAGAAGTGGCAGGAGCACCGTCGCTCGCTGGAACTGAGCACTCTGGCTGGTCCTGGAGAGGAGCTTCTGGATCCTGACAGCCTGGGGAAGCCAGCCAAAGTGCTGGGTGGCGCCGAGCTGTCTGTTGCAGCTGGAGTAGCTGAGGGGCAGATGGAGAATATCCTGCAAGAGGCCACCAAAGAGGAGAGTGGGGTAGAGGAGCCTGCCCACAGGGGGATGCAGGAGGTCAAAGAGGAGGCTCTTTTAGAAGAGGGGAGCAGGGGGAAGACCCCTGAGCTCCCAGCCATTGTGCTTCATCAAGAGCCAGAACTGGGTGATGCTGCTCTAAGGAGCCATCCAGGCACCAGCCTTCTTGTGCTCTCACAGGGTATTCCTGAGCAGCAGGGTGGGCACAGTATTCTCCCCAGTTCTCTCCAGGAGCCCCCCCGGGGAGAGGATGCCCAGGAGGTCCCTGTGGAACAGTCTCGAATAGGACCTATCACACAGGACAGGGAGGAAGCAGTCCTTCCAATCTCAGTAGATGTAAAAGTTGGCTCTGGTACCTCACAGTCAAGTTCTCTGTCCTCCCAAGTTTCATTTGAGACCAGAGGACCAAACGCGGATAGTTCCATGGACATGTTAGTGGAAGATaaagtgaagtcagaaagtggTCCCCAAGGCCATGATAAACCTTGCTTACCTGCCAGGGTAAGCAGTGGCAGGTTCAGTGGCAAGGAGGAGCTTCCTCAAGCCATGGAGCCCAGGCCTTCAGAGAGGAGCCTGGCTGAGAGGCCCCAAGTGGGATCTCTGGTGTATAGGACTTCCCCCAGCAGCACCCAGAGCCCAGCGCATTCTCCTTGTGCCTTGCCTTTAGCCGAATGTAAAGAGGGGCTTGTGTGCAATGGTGCTCCAGAGACTGAAAATAAGGCCTCAGAGCAGCCCCCAGGGCATAGTACCCTCCAGAAGTACCCTACCCCCAATGGGCACTGCGCCAATGGGGAGACTGGTAGGAGCAAGGACTCACTGAGCCGCCAGCTGTCTGCCACAAGCTGCAGCTCTGCCCACTTACACTCGAGGAACTTGCACCACAAGTGGCTGCACAGCCACTCGGGGAGGGCGTCTGCAACTGGCAGCCCTGACCAGCCTTCCCGCAGCCACCTGGACGACGACGGCATGCCTGTGTACACGGACACTATCCAACAGCGCCTCCGTCAGATTGAGTCGGGCCACCAGCAGGAAGTGGAGACCTTGAAGAAACAAGTCCAGGAGCTGAGGAGTCGCCTGGAGAGCCAGTACCTGACCAGCTCCCTACGCTTCAATGGGGACTTTGGGGATGAAGTG ACTTCAATTCCTGACTCGGAAAGCATTCTGGATCAGAACTGTTTGTCTCGCTGCAGCACAGAGATTTTCTCTGAAGCCAGCTGGGAGCAGGTGGATAAACAGGACACGGAG ATGACCCGTTGGCTCCCTGACCATCTGGCCGCCCACTGCTATGCATGCGACAGCGCCTTCTGGCTTGCCAGCAGGAAGCACCACTGCAG GGACATTGACCGTGTTGATCAAACGTG GAATTGTGGGAACGTATTCTGCTCCAGTTGTTGTAACCAGAAGGTTCCAGTTCCCAGCCAACAGCTCTTTGAACCTAGTCGAGTGTGCAAGTCTTGCTATAGCAGCCTGCATCCCACAAGCTCCAGCATTGACCTTGAACTGGATAAGCCCATTGCTGCCACTTCAAACTGA
- the MTMR3 gene encoding myotubularin-related protein 3 isoform X10, which yields MEVYASEKEQHGDLCRPGEHVTSRFKNEVERMGFDMNNAWRISNINEKYRLCGSYPQELIVPAWITDKELESVASFRSWKRIPAVVYRHQSNGAVIARCGQPEVSWWGWRNADDEHLVQSVAKACASDSRSSGSKLSTRNSPRDFPSAGDLSDVEFDSSLSNASGAESLAVQPQKLLILDARSYAAAVANRAKGGGCECPEYYPNCEVVFMGMANIHSIRRSFQSLRLLCTQMPDPGNWLSALESTKWLHHLSVLLKSALLVVHAVDRDQRPVLAHCSDGWDRTPQIVALAKLLLDPYYRTIEGFQVLVEMEWLDFGHKFADRCGHGENSDDLNERCPVFLQWLDCVHQLQRQFPCSFEFNEAFLVKLVQHTYSCLFGTFLCNNAKERGEKHTQERTCSVWSLLRAGNKAFKNLLYSSQSEAVLYPVCHVRNLMLWSAVYLPCPSPSTPVDDSCALYPAPGTSPDDPPLSRLPKTRSFDNLTTACENTVPLASRRSSDPSLNEKWQEHRRSLELSTLAGPGEELLDPDSLGKPAKVLGGAELSVAAGVAEGQMENILQEATKEESGVEEPAHRGMQEVKEEALLEEGSRGKTPELPAIVLHQEPELGDAALRSHPGTSLLVLSQGIPEQQGGHSILPSSLQEPPRGEDAQEVPVEQSRIGPITQDREEAVLPISVDVKVGSGTSQSSSLSSQVSFETRGPNADSSMDMLVEDKVKSESGPQGHDKPCLPARVSSGRFSGKEELPQAMEPRPSERSLAERPQVGSLVYRTSPSSTQSPAHSPCALPLAECKEGLVCNGAPETENKASEQPPGHSTLQKYPTPNGHCANGETGRSKDSLSRQLSATSCSSAHLHSRNLHHKWLHSHSGRASATGSPDQPSRSHLDDDGMPVYTDTIQQRLRQIESGHQQEVETLKKQVQELRSRLESQYLTSSLRFNGDFGDEVTSIPDSESILDQNCLSRCSTEIFSEASWEQVDKQDTEMTRWLPDHLAAHCYACDSAFWLASRKHHCRDIDRVDQTWNCGNVFCSSCCNQKVPVPSQQLFEPSRVCKSCYSSLHPTSSSIDLELDKPIAATSN from the exons GGGAGCACGTAACATCAAGGTTTAAAAACGAAGTGGAGCGGATGGGTTTTGATATGAACAATGCCTGGAGGATTTCCAACATCAATGAAAAGTACAG GCTGTGTGGTAGCTATCCACAGGAGCTCATAGTGCCTGCTTGGATCACTGACAAAGAACTAGAAAGTGTCGCAAGCTTCAGGTCCTGGAAGCGCATCCCCGCCGTCGTCTACAG GCACCAGAGCAATGGAGCTGTCATTGCCCGCTGTGGACAGCCGGAGGTCAGCTGGTGGGGCTGGCGAAATGCTGATGATGAGCACCTGGTGCAGTCAGTAGCCAAAGCTTGTGCCTCCGACTCCCGATCCAGTGGCAGCAAGCTGTCAACTAGGAACAGTCCCCGAGACTTCCCCAGTGCAGGAGACCTTTCTGATGTGGAGTTTG ATTCTTCTCTGTCAAATGCTTCAGGAGCAGAGAGTTTAGCTGTCCAACCACAGAAGCTTTTGATCTTGGATGCACGCTCCTATGCAGCAGCTGTGGCGAACCGAGCCAAAGGAGGAGGCTGTGAATGCCCAG AGTATTACCCGAACTGTGAAGTTGTTTTTATGGGGATGGCAAATATTCATTCAATTCGGAGGAGTTTTCAGTCTCTGCGATTGCTGTGCACACAGATGCCAGATCCGGGAAA ttgGCTCTCAGCTCTTGAAAGTACAAAATGGCTCCATCACCTGTCTGTGCTTCTGAAGTCAGCACTTCTGGTAGTGCATGCTGTGGATCGTGATCAACGACCAGTGCTAGCACACTGCTCGGATGGCTGGGACCGCACCCCCCAGATTGTGGCATTGGCTAAGCTCTTGCTGGACCCTTATTACCGAACCATAGAG GGTTTCCAGGTCCTCGTGGAGATGGAGTGGCTGGATTTTGGCCACAAGTTTGCTGACCGGTGTGGTCATGGGGAGAACTCGGATGATCTGAACGAGCGTTGTCCAGTGTTTTTACAGTGGCTTGACTGTGTTCATCAGCTTCAGAGGCAATTTCCGTGCTCTTTTGAGTTCAATGAAGCATTCCTT GTGAAACTGGTGCAGCATACCTATTCCTGCCTCTTTGGAACATTCCTGTGCAACAACGCcaaggagagaggggaaaaacATACTCAGGAACGGACATGTTCTGTGTGGTCGCTGCTTCGGGCGGGCAACAAGGCTTTCAAAAACCTACTGTATTCCTCTCAGTCAGAAGCC GTGCTGTACCCTGTGTGCCACGTGCGTAACCTGATGCTGTGGAGTGCAGTGTACCTGCCCTGCCCATCCCCGTCCACCCCCGTGGACGACAGCTGTGCACTgtacccagcccctggcaccagcCCTGATGATCCACCTCTGAGTCG GCTACCAAAGACTAGATCATTTGACAATCTGACCACAGCCTGCGAGAACACAGTGCCTCTAGCCAGCCGGCGCAGCAGTGACCCAAGCCTGAATGAGAAGTGGCAGGAGCACCGTCGCTCGCTGGAACTGAGCACTCTGGCTGGTCCTGGAGAGGAGCTTCTGGATCCTGACAGCCTGGGGAAGCCAGCCAAAGTGCTGGGTGGCGCCGAGCTGTCTGTTGCAGCTGGAGTAGCTGAGGGGCAGATGGAGAATATCCTGCAAGAGGCCACCAAAGAGGAGAGTGGGGTAGAGGAGCCTGCCCACAGGGGGATGCAGGAGGTCAAAGAGGAGGCTCTTTTAGAAGAGGGGAGCAGGGGGAAGACCCCTGAGCTCCCAGCCATTGTGCTTCATCAAGAGCCAGAACTGGGTGATGCTGCTCTAAGGAGCCATCCAGGCACCAGCCTTCTTGTGCTCTCACAGGGTATTCCTGAGCAGCAGGGTGGGCACAGTATTCTCCCCAGTTCTCTCCAGGAGCCCCCCCGGGGAGAGGATGCCCAGGAGGTCCCTGTGGAACAGTCTCGAATAGGACCTATCACACAGGACAGGGAGGAAGCAGTCCTTCCAATCTCAGTAGATGTAAAAGTTGGCTCTGGTACCTCACAGTCAAGTTCTCTGTCCTCCCAAGTTTCATTTGAGACCAGAGGACCAAACGCGGATAGTTCCATGGACATGTTAGTGGAAGATaaagtgaagtcagaaagtggTCCCCAAGGCCATGATAAACCTTGCTTACCTGCCAGGGTAAGCAGTGGCAGGTTCAGTGGCAAGGAGGAGCTTCCTCAAGCCATGGAGCCCAGGCCTTCAGAGAGGAGCCTGGCTGAGAGGCCCCAAGTGGGATCTCTGGTGTATAGGACTTCCCCCAGCAGCACCCAGAGCCCAGCGCATTCTCCTTGTGCCTTGCCTTTAGCCGAATGTAAAGAGGGGCTTGTGTGCAATGGTGCTCCAGAGACTGAAAATAAGGCCTCAGAGCAGCCCCCAGGGCATAGTACCCTCCAGAAGTACCCTACCCCCAATGGGCACTGCGCCAATGGGGAGACTGGTAGGAGCAAGGACTCACTGAGCCGCCAGCTGTCTGCCACAAGCTGCAGCTCTGCCCACTTACACTCGAGGAACTTGCACCACAAGTGGCTGCACAGCCACTCGGGGAGGGCGTCTGCAACTGGCAGCCCTGACCAGCCTTCCCGCAGCCACCTGGACGACGACGGCATGCCTGTGTACACGGACACTATCCAACAGCGCCTCCGTCAGATTGAGTCGGGCCACCAGCAGGAAGTGGAGACCTTGAAGAAACAAGTCCAGGAGCTGAGGAGTCGCCTGGAGAGCCAGTACCTGACCAGCTCCCTACGCTTCAATGGGGACTTTGGGGATGAAGTG ACTTCAATTCCTGACTCGGAAAGCATTCTGGATCAGAACTGTTTGTCTCGCTGCAGCACAGAGATTTTCTCTGAAGCCAGCTGGGAGCAGGTGGATAAACAGGACACGGAG ATGACCCGTTGGCTCCCTGACCATCTGGCCGCCCACTGCTATGCATGCGACAGCGCCTTCTGGCTTGCCAGCAGGAAGCACCACTGCAG GGACATTGACCGTGTTGATCAAACGTG GAATTGTGGGAACGTATTCTGCTCCAGTTGTTGTAACCAGAAGGTTCCAGTTCCCAGCCAACAGCTCTTTGAACCTAGTCGAGTGTGCAAGTCTTGCTATAGCAGCCTGCATCCCACAAGCTCCAGCATTGACCTTGAACTGGATAAGCCCATTGCTGCCACTTCAAACTGA